GCGCAAAGGCCGCGAAGTCTCGCAATGGGTGTGGTGGAGCGCAATTCATCGCGCCCGCTCGCTCAACGCTGATTCTGCTGCTGTTGGCGCAGCCGGTCGAGCTCCTGCTGCATGTAGGTCTTGCGGTTCTGCTCTTGTAAAAGATCCATTTGCTGCTGGCGCTGCAGCTCGCGAACCTGTTCTTGCTGGCGCGCCGGATTGGTTTCGCGCCGCGCTCGCTCGATTTGCAGCTGGTTCTGCAGGCGTTCGAGCTGCTGGTCGGTCCTCATTTGGTCGAACTGCCGCTGCAGTTGGCTGGCTTGCGGCTGTGTAGTGACAGCGCGGGGTGCTTGCTGTTTCAGGCTATTCAGTTGTTGCTGCGTATCGTTTAGTTGCTGGTCGCTCTTGAGGTTCTCAAGCTGCTGTGCGCGCTCCAACTCTTTAAGCTGTTGCTGCTGCTTGGCTTTGTCGTTTTCCTGTTTGAGCTCCTCGGTTGCCTCGGCGGCGCTAGCGGGCGCTGCGGGAATCAGCGATATGGCCAACCAGAAAAGCACGGAGAGCGCTATTTGTCTCATAAGAGAAGCGTGACAATTGGCTACGGTCATTGCAACAGGGCTCGTTGTCACCGGGGTGTCGGCAGCATCGAGAAATCGACCAGCTTGTCAGGGTCGATGTCCTCCGCGACGGGCCTTCCCTCGCGCAGCAGGTTCAAATAGCTGCGCACTTTCTTGGTCGGGACGCTGCCGTCAGAGAACATCGCGACCATGGTTTCGTAGGAACGCTCCGCCTCACCGGCGCTGAGCTTGAACTTTTGCACGATCATTTTTACCGCCTCGGCACGGTTGTTTTTCTGCCAGGCCACCGCGTCAAGTACCGCGGCATTAGTGCGGCGAATGCGCTCGCGCTGGGCGCGGACCTCAGCCTGCGAAGTAAACAATCCAACGTAGGGAATGTCGACGAGGTCGCCCAGGAAGAGAAATTTCTTATAGCCAGCGGTCACCGCCTTTTCATCGAAGGGCGGGCTCAATACGGCGCCGACAACCTGGTTGGTTAGAAGGGTGGTGAAGCTATTGGAAGTGCCACCGGTGGTAACCAGGCCCACTTGCTTTTCGTCGAGGCCGAGCTTTCGCAACCCCGCGCGGCCGTAATAGTAAGGCGACGAGCGAATATCGGAGATGGCGATGCGCTTACCGATGAGGTCTTGGCCTTTGGCGATGTCTTTGTTGGTGACCAAAACCCACGGGGCGTCGCGGTACAGTGACAAGACGACAACTAATGGCAATCCGGCGACGGCTGCGTTGATGGCAGATTGCGGCGAGGTGAAAAAATTGATGTTGCCATTCAAAATCGCCTGCGGCCCCAAGGCGCTGCGCATTTGAATGTATTCAACCTCGAGGCCGTGTTTGGCGTAGAAGCTTTTTTCCTTGGCGATGTCGAAGGGCAGCGTGGATACCGCGGAGGAGGGATAGCCGATGCGAATCTTGTTTGACGCATCGGCGGCATGCGCGATGGTTGCTAACATGGTTAGTCCGAGCGCGAGGACGAACTTGAGGATCGCCAACCCGATGTAGGGGCAACCCCCTGCGGTTGCCCGCCTGGAGGGCAGGCACAGGGGCCTGCCCCTACGAAAAATGGTCGTCGACATTTTTGTTACATTCTTTGCAGTCCGTAATAGGTCGCGCAGTTGTCCCATAAGATTTTTCGTTTGTCTTCGCCGGTAAACGGCAGTTCAAGAAAACGCTCCACCGCTTTCGGATACTTGGTATCGACGTGGGGAAAGTCGGTGGAAAAAATCAGCCGTTCGTTACCGAGAAAATCGATGGCGTATTTTCCCGGCTCTTCGTCGCACTCGACCGACGCGTAGCATTGTCGTTTAAAATAGAAACTGGGCGGATGCTTCAAGCCGGGCGCCCACTGATCGCCATATTGTTCCCAATGCTCATCGAGGCGCCAGAGCAAGAACGGCAGCCAACCGCAATTGCCTTCGAGAAAGGCGATGCGCAGCTTGGGATGGCGGTCGAGAATGCCACCGCCGCAAAAACTGCCGACGGCGAGCATCTGCTCGACCGGATGGGCGTAAGTGTGGCGCAGCATGAAATCGTAGCCGAAGTTATCGCCCGATTGGCGCGCCAGTGAGTTGTTCGCCTCATGAAATCCTAGCGCGACGTTTAGTTCTTCGAGCGCGCTCCAGAGCGGTTCATAGTACGCGTCATGCCAATTGTGACCGTTGACGATGTTGGCGCGCAGGAAAATCGCCCGAAAGCCCAACTGCTTGACGCAGCGCTCGGCTTCTTTGATGGCGCTGTCGACGTCGAACGGCGAGACCATGCCCGCGCCGATCATCTTGCTGCGGTCCGCGTCGCAGAAGTCATAGAGCCAATCGTTGTAGGCCCGTGCCAACGCAGCGGCGAAATCGGCATCGAGCTCCGGGATGCTAAGCACGTTCAGTCCGCGACTGGGATAGAGAATCGCCAAATCGAGTCCTTCCTCGGCCATAGCGTCGAGCTGAACCTGCGGCGTCCAGCCGCGCGCTTTGTGCGGCGCAAAGAGTTTCTGGTTCTTGTGAAAAATATATCCCGGCGGCGGCAGCGTGCCCAGTGGTGGATCGACCGGGCGTCCCCAGGCTTTGCCGTCCGGCCCGACCATGCGCAAGTCGCGCACATGTTCGGTCATACCGATCGGCGCGCGGTCTCTAAATCTTTTATCGATATAGCGCTGCCAGAGATCGGCCGGCTCCAAAATGTGCATGTCGCTGTCTAAAGCTTTGTAACCGTGCTTCATAGGACCTCAAGATTGGGATTCGTCGCAATATATTTTGCCGCGTACTCGGCATCGACCTCGGCGCGCAGTTTTACCTGTGCAGCCTCTTCCTGAAGTTGAAATCCCACCGTGTAGGCCGACAGATTCTCCCAACCGTGGTTGATCGCTTCAACAAGGTTTTGTTCGTTTATTGAGGCCAATGGCAATGGCACGTTTAAAGCACGCCCGAGCGCTGTCGCTAGACCAACATCTTTGCGCAACAGTTTGAGCGGAAATGTATCGGTTTCGTAGTTTCCGGTGAAAACATTCTGCGGCACCTGCACGTGCAGCACGTGCATGCGCCCGACCATGCCGCGACGCACGCACTCCCAAAGCGCTTTCGTGTCGACGCCGGCTTTGACTCCCAGGGTGAGACCTTCGGAGATGGACTGTGCGATCGTGCTGTTGATCATCTGGTGGACGAGCTTGCAGATACTACCCGATCCCAGTGGGCCGGCGTGAATTACCTGATCGCCAAAGGCCGAAAGCACTGGCTTGGCGCGCTCGAAGACCTCCGGCGCGGCGCCGACCATTACTTCGTGAATTCCCCGTGCTGCACCGGGTTGACCGGAGGCGACGGGAGCGTCGAGCACGAACGCGCCTTTGGCGCGAAAAAGCGGTTCGAGCTTGCGGATCAACGCCGGCGGACTGGTGGAGATGTCGATGTAGATGGACTTGGCGCGGATGCCCTGGAGAACGCCGCCGTCGCCGCAGGCGACTTTCTCGACATCCGCCGGCATTGGCAGCGCGCTGATGATAACGTCGCTTTGGCGCGCCAGCTCGGCTGCCGAATGTGCCGCCGTGGCGCCGCGCTCTAAGAACGGCTTCATCGCGTCGGCGCGCAGATCATAAACGACCATCGGAAAGCCGGTCTGTTGAATGTGGCCGGCGACGGGGCCGCCCATATTGCCGAGTCCGATAAAACCAATTGTTTCCATGCGTGCTCCTTGATTATGCTAAAATCATTCGGAGTCCCTCGACAAGCTCAAGACGAACGGAATCAGAGTTGAAATCGTTCATAGGACGTCCGTTCATAGCAGCCTGTCGAAGCATTCTCAGTTTTTCACCTTGCGAATCATTAACTGGCAAATTTATAGGAGATGTGAGATTGAAGTGTCAACGCAAACTTTTGCCGGCGAGACACGGACGGAGAAATTTATGGCCAGCCCATTCGAGCCGCGCCCGATGGACGAAGTTAAAAAGGAACTGCTCGGTCGCGCCAAAGAAAATCGCAATCCGTTTTTGTTTACGATTTACGAAGAGATCGCGCCGGCGGTCAGCGGGCTTAAGTCGGTCGATCGTGAAGGGTGGGCCAGTGCGTTCACGGCACTGGCGCCGGCTCATGCCGAGCGTGCCGCTAAAGCCGAAGCAGCAGGTGACAAGGAAACCGCGCGCAAGGAATATTTGATCGCCTATGACTATTGTCACGTGGCGCGCTATCCGGCGCCCAATTCGCCGGGAAAGCTGGCGGCCTATCGCAAGTCGCAGGAGTATTACCACAAAGCTGCGCCGTATTTCGATCCGCCGCTCGAACGCGTCGAGATGCCGTTCAAAGGGCGCGCCGGCGAGGGTAAAGCGTCGATCGGTCTTTTGCGCAAACCCAAGGGCGTCACCAAGCCTGCGGTGGTCGTGATCTGGGGCGGCATCGATGCTTTCAAAGAGGAACGGCCCAGCGACCCCTACCTAAAAGCCGGCCTGGGCACGTTGTGCATCGATATGCCGGGCGTCGCCGATGCGCCGCTCGCCGGTTCGGAAGATGGTGAGCGATTGTGGGACGCCGTGTTCGACTTCATCGCCAGCCGCGCCGACCTCGACGCCCATCGCGTCGGCATCGTGGGCGGCAGCACCGGCGGCTATTGGGCGACCAAAGTTGCCCACACCCATGCGAGCCGTTTGAAGGCGGCGGTCAACCAAGGGGGCCCGGCGCACTTTGCATTTAAAAAAGACTGGATCGTCAAAGCCCAGTGCGGCGAGTATCCCTTCGAGCTAGCCGAGACCGCCGCTTGCGCGTTCGGCCGTTCCACCGGCGAAGAGTGGATCGAGTATTCGCCCAAGTTGTCGCTGCTCGATCAGGGTGTGCTCGAGCGGCCGTGTGCGCCGCTCTTGTGCGTCAACGGCGTGAACGACACGGTGTTTCCGATCGCCGACATGTATTTGTTACTCGAACATGGCAAGCCGAAATCGTCGCGCTTCTATCCCGGCGGCCACATGGGCGGCGGCAATTCGCAAGCGGTGATCATCCAATGGTTGAAGGAACGGTTGGCGTAGAGAAGGAGAGTCGATGAAACGGTTTGCCAAGGTTCAATTTGCCCTGGCGATTGTGCTGGGTGTTGCCGCGCTGCGCTACGCCTCGGCCGCTTTTGGGGCCGAAGGCGCGGAGGCAACCCACAACGAGCTGCGCGCGTTGAAGGACGGCGTCACCGCGGCTTTCAACAAGCTCGGCGCCTCGGGCAAAGAAGAAGATCTCGACGCGGTCCTTCGATATGCGCACAAGAATGTGGTTTTGAATGCCATGAACGGCGCGCGCGCCGTCGGACATGACGGCATCCGCAGGTACTTCCGCCAAACGATGGTGGGCGAGAATCGCACCGTGCAGAGTGTCCAGCATGAATTCAACGTCGACGCTTTGTCGGTTCTTTACGGCGACGATACGGCGATTGCTTACGGTGACACGCGCGGCAAATATGTCCTCACCGGCGGGGTCAATCTGGACGTTAAGGCAACCTGGCTCGGCACGATGGTCAAGGAAAACGACAAGTGGCTGATCGCCGGATTCCAGTTCGCGCCGAGTATTTTCGAAAACCCCATCGCGCAGCAGTTGGAGCGCACACTTTACTGGCTGGCGGCGGCTGCCGGATTGGTCGGGCTGCTCATAGGCTATTTGCTCGGCAGACGGCGCAAAGCGCGATCATTGCTTAGATGAGGAGCGGGACTCCGCTGAGATTCGCTAAAGCGGTTATCAAACCGCACCGTGAGAATTCGGCGCTGATTCCCGCTGCGCTCAACATCGCCCTCTTGCTGACCGCGGCGACTAGCGCGCTATTCCTATTGTGGGCGGCGTCGCATGCGGTTTCTTGGGTCGGACTCGTCAGCGCTGCGATCGCTTTTTCCTTCGTCAACAACAGCATGTTCTCCTTGCTGCACGAGGCGGTGCACGGCCAGTTTCATCGCAATCCAAAATTAAACGATGCCTTTGGCCGCATGGCCGCGGTGTTTTTCCCGACCTCCTACTCCATGCAGCGGGTGTTTCACCTCGGCCATCACCAGCGCAATCGCAGCGCGGTGGAGCAGTTCGATTATCTTCATCCGGGCGACAACAAGTTTTTCAAATATGCCCAGTGGTACTCGATCCTGACGGGTTTATATTGGGCGTTCGTGCCGTTGGGCTGCGTGGTTTATCTGCTCGCGCCGTGGGTGTTGCGCTCGCGGGCGCTGCGCTCGAAGGAGTCCAAGCTGGCGCAGCAATCGAGCGCCGATGCCATGTTCAGCGATTTGGAAAAAGCATCGCCCTGGTGGATGCGCGCGGAGGTTGTCTTGGGCGCCGCGGCTCAGTTTGGATTGATTTATGCGCTCGACCTAAGCTTGATTGGATGGGGCTCTTGTTACGCTGCCTTCGCCTTCAATTGGAGCTCGCTCCAATACGCCGATCATGCCTGGTCGGTGCTCGACGTGCGCCAAGGCGCCTGGAACCTGCGCGTAAACAAAATCGTCCAATACCTGTTTCTCAACTACCACCATCATCTAGCGCACCATCAGCGTCCCGAAGTACCGTGGCTTTATCTGCCGCGCTACGTCGATTTCGCCGCGCCACGGCCGCGCTTTTTGTCCGTGTACCTCAGCATGTGGCGCGGCTTGCGGCCGTTTCCCGACGGGAATTCAATGGGCGCCGCTCCCTCGCTCGCGAGTCCGAGGCGCGCCGAGTTGACTTGCTTGCGCTTTAACGCGCGCTTTATTCGGCGTCACCTGCGGTATCTCATTGTGTTTCTCATCATCTGCCGTTATTCCCTGTTTCGCTGGCGCGCCACGCGCTCGGTTCGGTTTACTTACGCTTTGGCGCAGCATCTTGACGATGTTCTCGATGGGGACTTCAAAATTCCCGGTGAGCCGGGTGATTATGTCGATGCCGTCATCGGGCAGTTAGATACGGGAAATTTCGCATCGACCGACCTGGGTAACCTGACCCATTGTGTGGCGGTGGAGTTGAAGAACTTACGTTCCGAACGCGACGAGCCGCTTGGCGAATTGATCGAACTTTTGCGTGTCATGCGCTTTGACCGGGAGCGGGTGCGCCGGCGGCTGTTGCTCACGCGCGAGGAATTAGCCGAGCATCACCGTCAGACGTTTCATCATTCGGTCAATTTAATGTTGATCGCGGCCCGCGCCGAATTGCGCGCCGTGGATGCACAAGATCTGGTGCGCGCTTTCGGCTGGTGCTCGACCCTGCGCGATCTGCCCGAGGATATCGAGAAAGGGCTGTTCAATATTCCCAAGGACGTCGTTGAGCGGGCGATGGCGGAGGGTGCCAAACTCAATTATGCCTCGCTAACGAGTACGGCCGCGGTGCGGCAATGGATTCGTGAGCTCCATGGCGAAGGGAAGCAGCATCTCGTTTGGTTTGTTGAACACAGCATTGCACTGAAACATCAATCAGGGGCACGCATCCTGGCGCTTTTTGCCAAGTCCATGGCTGGTTTTCATGGCCGTTACATCAAGGCCCATGCGGAATTTTTTGCGGATTCTGAAGTTTTCGCTGGCGTCGCGAAGGATACGACTGTCCCAAAGGTCGACACGGTAAGTCCAGCGGAAGATTGGAAGGCGACATGAGTGGCACAACGCCCGCTGAAGTTATTGCCATTCGCCCAGAAGCGCTTCGCGCGCCGCCGGCTACGGCTTTCGTTAAGTTTCCGGCCTCGTGGTATCTGTTCTCGACCGCGGTTGACTTGACGGAAAAGGCGGTGGGCAAGTCGATGTTCGGGCGCAAGCTCGTGGCATTTCGCACCGCGAGCGGCGTGCCCGTAATCATGGATAGCCGTTGCTCGCATCTCGGTGCCGATTTGAGCAAGGGTCACGTCGAGGGGGAAAACATTCGCTGTCCGTTTCACGGCTGGGCCTACGGAACGGACGGCCAATGTCTGGCGATTCCCAATGCCAATCACATCCCGGCGTTTGCCCGGCAAATGGCCTATCCTGTCGAGGAGCGTCATGGATTGATATTTGTTTTCAACGGGCCAGAGGCTTTGTTCCCGCTGCCACGATTTGCGGACGAGGCGAGCGATGGCTGGATCGCCGAGAAACCGGCGCGGTTTCTGGCCGAATGCTCTTGGTACATGGTGGCGGCCCATGGCTACGACCGGCAACATTTTGCCACCGTCCATGGCCGCCAGCTCATCGGGCCGTTGGCGGTCGATTGCCCGGCGGTGTTTGCGCGCCGCAGCTGCTACACGGCGGAGATCGTCGGCGAGAAATATTACGATAGGACATTGCGCCGATTGTTGTCGCGCCAAGTGACGATCTCGATTACGACTTGGGGTGGGAGCTTGGTCATGATCACCGGTGACTTTGGCCGGGTGCAGAGCCGATTTATGATCGTGTTAAATCCACTGGACGATCACCGCACGGAGTGCTCGGTGATCGTCGTTAAAAAACAAAGCGAAAGGGCGCTCGGCAAATTGCTTTGGGATCCGTTCAGCCTCGCCGTGCGAAAGCTACTGACCCGCGGCTATCTGGTAGACGAGGTGTCCAGCCTCGGCCGTCCGCGCTACGCGCCGCAGCGTTTAATCGAAGCGGACCGTGAGATGATCGAATATTTTCGCTGGGTGGCTGCACTGCCGCAGTCGAAGTCAGATGTTTTACCTCATCTCGTGGGTTCCGCTTTGTAGGGGCGACCGGTTGGCCGCCCTCCCGACAAAATGACACAGCGCCAACCCTCTCAGAGCCCAGGTGCATTTATCCCAACTTAATACTATCATTGACTCTGTTTCTGGTCAGGCTTGCATGCCGCGCTCAAACTTTCACATTACGCTGATCTCCCCCAAGGGGCCGCTCTATCGTCACCGCGGCGGTATTTTTAAACAATCGCTGCGCTACATGCCGCTAACGCTGCCGACACTGACGGCCTTGGTGCCGAAGGAGCTGCAGGCGACAGTGACCTGCATCGACGAAGGCATCGGCGATGTCGATCTGAATCTGCACAGCGATCTCATCGGCATCACCGTGATTACCGGCACTGCGCCGCGGGCGTACGAATTGGCCGATCATTTTCGCTCGCGCAATATTCCGGTAGTACTCGGCGGGCCGCATGTGACTTTGATTCCCGACGATGCGCAGCCGCACGCCGATAGCGCCGTCGTCGGTTATGCCGAGGAAGAGTGGCCGCGCTTGCTGCGCGATTTCGCCGCGGGTCAGATGAAGCCGCGCTACACGCAATCGCCGGATTTGGAATTGACCGGCTATCCGCTGCCCGACCGTAGCGTTTTGCCGCGCTGGAAATATTCGACGTCCAACGTTTTCGAAGCCTCGCGCGCCTGTATTCACAACTGTTCGTTCTGCGTCGTGCCGGCCGCCTGGGGACGCAAGCCTTTCAAGAAACCTGTGGCTGCCATCGTTGAGGACATCAAGCGGCAGCGGGCGCGCCGGGCGATTTTCATCGATCTGAATCTGATCTCGGATAAAGAGTACGC
This portion of the Deltaproteobacteria bacterium genome encodes:
- a CDS encoding ABC transporter substrate-binding protein, whose product is MGQLRDLLRTAKNVTKMSTTIFRRGRPLCLPSRRATAGGCPYIGLAILKFVLALGLTMLATIAHAADASNKIRIGYPSSAVSTLPFDIAKEKSFYAKHGLEVEYIQMRSALGPQAILNGNINFFTSPQSAINAAVAGLPLVVVLSLYRDAPWVLVTNKDIAKGQDLIGKRIAISDIRSSPYYYGRAGLRKLGLDEKQVGLVTTGGTSNSFTTLLTNQVVGAVLSPPFDEKAVTAGYKKFLFLGDLVDIPYVGLFTSQAEVRAQRERIRRTNAAVLDAVAWQKNNRAEAVKMIVQKFKLSAGEAERSYETMVAMFSDGSVPTKKVRSYLNLLREGRPVAEDIDPDKLVDFSMLPTPR
- a CDS encoding amidohydrolase, with product MKHGYKALDSDMHILEPADLWQRYIDKRFRDRAPIGMTEHVRDLRMVGPDGKAWGRPVDPPLGTLPPPGYIFHKNQKLFAPHKARGWTPQVQLDAMAEEGLDLAILYPSRGLNVLSIPELDADFAAALARAYNDWLYDFCDADRSKMIGAGMVSPFDVDSAIKEAERCVKQLGFRAIFLRANIVNGHNWHDAYYEPLWSALEELNVALGFHEANNSLARQSGDNFGYDFMLRHTYAHPVEQMLAVGSFCGGGILDRHPKLRIAFLEGNCGWLPFLLWRLDEHWEQYGDQWAPGLKHPPSFYFKRQCYASVECDEEPGKYAIDFLGNERLIFSTDFPHVDTKYPKAVERFLELPFTGEDKRKILWDNCATYYGLQRM
- a CDS encoding NAD(P)-dependent oxidoreductase, whose amino-acid sequence is METIGFIGLGNMGGPVAGHIQQTGFPMVVYDLRADAMKPFLERGATAAHSAAELARQSDVIISALPMPADVEKVACGDGGVLQGIRAKSIYIDISTSPPALIRKLEPLFRAKGAFVLDAPVASGQPGAARGIHEVMVGAAPEVFERAKPVLSAFGDQVIHAGPLGSGSICKLVHQMINSTIAQSISEGLTLGVKAGVDTKALWECVRRGMVGRMHVLHVQVPQNVFTGNYETDTFPLKLLRKDVGLATALGRALNVPLPLASINEQNLVEAINHGWENLSAYTVGFQLQEEAAQVKLRAEVDAEYAAKYIATNPNLEVL
- a CDS encoding alpha/beta fold hydrolase, with protein sequence MDEVKKELLGRAKENRNPFLFTIYEEIAPAVSGLKSVDREGWASAFTALAPAHAERAAKAEAAGDKETARKEYLIAYDYCHVARYPAPNSPGKLAAYRKSQEYYHKAAPYFDPPLERVEMPFKGRAGEGKASIGLLRKPKGVTKPAVVVIWGGIDAFKEERPSDPYLKAGLGTLCIDMPGVADAPLAGSEDGERLWDAVFDFIASRADLDAHRVGIVGGSTGGYWATKVAHTHASRLKAAVNQGGPAHFAFKKDWIVKAQCGEYPFELAETAACAFGRSTGEEWIEYSPKLSLLDQGVLERPCAPLLCVNGVNDTVFPIADMYLLLEHGKPKSSRFYPGGHMGGGNSQAVIIQWLKERLA
- a CDS encoding nuclear transport factor 2 family protein → MKRFAKVQFALAIVLGVAALRYASAAFGAEGAEATHNELRALKDGVTAAFNKLGASGKEEDLDAVLRYAHKNVVLNAMNGARAVGHDGIRRYFRQTMVGENRTVQSVQHEFNVDALSVLYGDDTAIAYGDTRGKYVLTGGVNLDVKATWLGTMVKENDKWLIAGFQFAPSIFENPIAQQLERTLYWLAAAAGLVGLLIGYLLGRRRKARSLLR
- a CDS encoding Rieske 2Fe-2S domain-containing protein: MSGTTPAEVIAIRPEALRAPPATAFVKFPASWYLFSTAVDLTEKAVGKSMFGRKLVAFRTASGVPVIMDSRCSHLGADLSKGHVEGENIRCPFHGWAYGTDGQCLAIPNANHIPAFARQMAYPVEERHGLIFVFNGPEALFPLPRFADEASDGWIAEKPARFLAECSWYMVAAHGYDRQHFATVHGRQLIGPLAVDCPAVFARRSCYTAEIVGEKYYDRTLRRLLSRQVTISITTWGGSLVMITGDFGRVQSRFMIVLNPLDDHRTECSVIVVKKQSERALGKLLWDPFSLAVRKLLTRGYLVDEVSSLGRPRYAPQRLIEADREMIEYFRWVAALPQSKSDVLPHLVGSAL